Proteins encoded together in one Lutra lutra chromosome 4, mLutLut1.2, whole genome shotgun sequence window:
- the ZNF593 gene encoding zinc finger protein 593, with translation MGRSRRTGAHRAHSLARQMKAKRRRPDLDEIHRELRPQVPARSRPDPGPEPDPDLPGGGLHRCLACARYFIDSATLKTHFRSKDHKKRLKQLSVEPYSQEEAERAAGMGSYMTPQRLAVPTEVSTEVPEMDTTP, from the exons ATGGGTCGCTCCCGCCGGACGGGTGCGCACCGAGCCCACTCCCTGGCCCGCCAGATGAAGGCGAAGCGGCGGCGGCCGGACCTGGATGAGATTCACCGCGAGCTGCGGCCCCAGGTTCCCGCACGGTCTCGGCCAGACCCGGGCCCTGAGCCTGACCCCGACCTGCCAGGGGGCGGCCTGCATCGCTGTCTGGCCTGCGC GAGATACTTCATCGATTCCGCCACCCTGAAGACCCACTTCCGATCCAAAGACCACAAGAAAAG GCTAAAgcagctgagcgtggagccctacAGTCAGGAAGAGGCCGAAAGGGCAGCGGGAATGGGCTCTTATATGACCCCCCAGCGACTGGCAGTGCCCACGGAAGTATCCACTGAGGTCCCTGAGATGGACACAACTCCCTGA
- the C4H1orf232 gene encoding uncharacterized protein C1orf232 homolog — protein sequence MNQAFWKTYKSKVLQTLSGEPEEDLAEERGNPALAESEPAEPAEEAFHSMSQLARRVQGVGVKGWLTMSSLFNKEDEDKLLPPEPCADHPLAARSPSQTVTATEAEPRGPGFWDAFASRWQQQQAAAVSILRGAEPNPEPDPEAGDEAAEEAAERPEPGEADNVAGFKWGFLTHKLAEMRVKAAPKGD from the exons ATGAACCAGGCCTTCTGGAAAACCTACAAGTCCAAAGTGTTACAGACCCTAAGTGGAGAACCTGAGGAGGACCTGGCAGAGGAG AGAGGGAACCCAGCGTTAGCGGAATCTGAGCCAGCAGAACCCGCAGAAGAGGCTTTCCATTCCATGTCACAGTTGGCCCGCCGG gtTCAGGGGGTTGGGGTGAAAGGTTGGCTGACAATGTCGTCCCTGTTTAACAAAGAAGATGAGGACAAGCTACTGCCACCGGAGCCCTGTGCGGACCA CCCGCTGGCGGCGCGGTCCCCCTCGCAGACAGTTACCGCGACGGAGGCGGAGCCGCGCGGGCCGGGATTCTGGGACGCGTTCGCCAGcaggtggcagcagcagcaggcggCAGCGGTGTCCATACTGCGCGGCGCCGAACCCAACCCGGAGCCAGACCCCGAAGCCGGGGATGAAGCCGCAGAAGAGGCCGCCGAGCGCCCCGAGCCGGGGGAGGCCGACAACGTGGCCGGCTTCAAGTGGGGCTTTCTCACCCACAAACTGGCCGAGATGAGGGTGAAGGCTGCGCCCAAGGGCGACTAG
- the FAM110D gene encoding protein FAM110D, whose protein sequence is MILASPSTPSRGRTPSAVERLEADKAKYVKTHQVIARRQEPALRGGPRPLTPHPCNELGPPASPRMPGPARRSSGRRLPRPDSLIFYRQKRDCKASVNKENAKGQGLVRRLFLGAPRDATSSSPGPTERPAAPGVWAAPQDAQEASGKRALCPTCSLPLSEKERFFNYCGLERALVEVLGAERFSPQSWGADASSQPGTSPPLGSGDASDWTSSDSDTDRPDGAGGGGGGGGSEAAGSARDGRPPVSVVERNARVIQWLYGCQRARGPPRESEV, encoded by the coding sequence ATGATcctggcctctccctccaccccgtCCAGGGGACGCACCCCCAGCGCGGTGGAGAGGCTGGAGGCCGACAAAGCCAAGTATGTCAAGACCCACCAAGTCATAGCACGACGCCAGGAACCCGCTCTGCGTGGGGGTCCCAGACCGCTCACCCCGCACCCCTGCAATGAGCTGGGGCCCCCTGCATCGCCCAGGATGCCCGGGCCCGCCCGCCGGAGCAGCGGCAGGCGGCTGCCAAGGCCTGACTCCCTCATCTTCTACCGCCAGAAGCGGGACTGCAAGGCTTCGGTGAACAAAGAGAACGCCAAAGGCCAGGGGCTGGTGAGGCGCCTCTTCCTGGGCGCCCCCCGAGACGCCACCTCGAGCAGTCCGGGCCCAACCGAGCGACCAGCGGCTCCTGGGGTTTGGGCCGCGCCCCAAGATGCCCAGGAAGCGTCAGGAAAGCGGGCGCTGTGCCCTACATGCTCACTACCCCTGTCGGAGAAGGAGCGCTTCTTCAACTACTGCGGCCTGGAGCGCGCGTTGGTGGAGGTGCTGGGCGCTGAGCGCTTCTCTCCGCAGAGCTGGGGCGCCGACGCCAGCTCCCAGCCTGGAACGTCGCCGCCGCTAGGCTCTGGGGACGCCAGCGACTGGACGTCCAGCGACAGCGACACGGATCGCCCGGACGGAGCTGgaggcggcggtggcggcggcggctcgGAGGCGGCGGGCTCGGCGCGAGACGGGCGCCCCCCGGTGTCGGTGGTGGAGCGCAACGCGCGCGTCATCCAGTGGTTGTACGGCTGCCAGCGCGCCCGCGGCCCTCCGCGCGAGTCCGAGGTGTGA